GGTAATTAAACAAAGCATGCATACAAAAAACTTTTGCTGTCAAAATTTGGGTTTCCTGTAGTTCAGAATTTGAGCCGGAGTGGGGATTTTATTCAACTCAATGATATTTACGAGGCTTACGAGCTTaagctatttttatttaaacaggAGTCAGAAGCGATAGTCGGTTTAGGAGTCTAAGTGGATTCAGGCCTACGTATTTtcctaatatatatttatatatatatagattcgACATGAAAAGGTATTCGGAAGACGGTAAAAATTTGCGGCCATTTTGAAATGCATGGCCCCTTCCCCACACCTTATCtagaatataaatttgtaaCCTTAATctgtttttattctttttaaagATTGTTATATCCAGTGATACAGAATCCGATGAAGGCAATCCTCCTGTGAAAGTAAGCTTATATttgattttctatttatttgcCTTAATTGGTCCAATACAGGGATCAAAATAGAACCCATAAATTCCATAAACATGAAGTGAATGTTTTTGCTGATTCAGCGAAATGAAGGAAATGGTACCAGACTAGATAAGACATCATTTaacccaggggtgtgcaaagtgcggcccgcgggccaaatgcggcccgcaagggagaattgtgcggcccgcggaggcaACTGAATAgcagtttgaaaatttttaatattaaaagataaagtagctaaatgagttttggttccagcctatcagttGATGTTGTCTAAATCGAacctagaataagatttgacagcagATTATTTGGGAATGAATCTTGGCGCATTTTTCTGAAAACTTCTCAATCAAGTTACTTCCCACATTTgaaaaagtcatggcttcaaatatggcacttaatatcagtaatatatatttgttctaaaatgggcgtcgaatcgaattgctagcacttccatttaagcaaatttggaCAAAAGTAGTCAggaaaagaatccagcagcaaatttctcactgaattcgttttggttattgatatttggcccgcctgcgaaaaaggttgcacacccctgatttaaccCATTGTCGTACCTTTTTACCGCTAAATTTTGGCTTTGTTTGGTAGCGTAGAATAGTTAATTCTATGAATATGCTTTTACGAAAACAAACTTGATCTGGTTTTAACAGACTTTGTCATACAAAATCATTCGATATATGTATTAGCCAGTTGAGAATAAACCCCCtatttgagagtgaaatttattCTTGAAAATGCGTCTGAAGAAATACAGTATTAGTAAAAAAACTCCTGacgtatgtgaaccaagatggcgtacaccggaacgtagtatgtgtaccaagttgggGTTAGACAATAATATTACTCCAAATTCCGTATTTgagttctattactagttctgaatttatggcctaaccttaacctggtacacctactacgtcttggtgtccgccatcttggttcacatacttcggaagtaccaaAGAGATTTTATACCCAAATATCATTAATTCTATACTTGCAGCCAAAATTCGAAAAGATCAACATTCGTAGAGAATCGCGCGATATTCtaattgaatggaaatatgaAAGAACTGTAAAGCACTTTAGCGGTCGAATTTATTGTGGTGATGAAAATCATGAAATACTTGATGATCTGTTTGAAACCCAGGAGCCATACTACAAAATTAAATCGCCTGATCCGACTAAATACTATCACGTTGATGTTCGCGCCTGGAATAGTTTGGGAGGTTTATTATTCACAATCACTTCAGAGAAACTAAGGATTTGTAAGTATCACAAATTTCCTAAAATGTGTCAAGAAGCAAACGTAAATGGTGAGGTTATCGCATTAAGTTTCAATATCTTACAACAGCAAAGAAAACTCTCTGCCAGCTACTTCTTTAAGAATAATATAATCCTTTTacacaaaataacaaatacaTTTGCAAGCATggtctaattttttattatacaatgcTTTTCAAATGCCTGGAACAGGGTCGGGTGATCATATGGCCTTGTTCCAACTGAAAGGCCTGCATAGGCATTATATAAAAAGACTTCCATTAAACTCATTTTTCAGGCAAGGAGATTGACAAAAATGTCTTCTTAGACGAATCGCGACCTTTAAGAAAAGGCTACAAAGTCTATGAAGGATATTTGGCAGGGGCTTCCCCAAAATTGGAAAAAGTTGCAATCAAATTACTAGATGTGATGGATCAAGATAGGTTGCATAGAGAAATAGAAAACAACCAGAAACTGGTTTGCCATTCTAACACAGTTCTTTATAGAAAATCGGGCAAAATAGATGGAATTGGGGGACAGTCTGCCTATATTGTTGTTGAGCTTTGTGATACTGAAACACTATGGGAACTGGTATCGAAAAAATCACTGGGAATGGACCCAAAAGATGTCCTGAAGCAGATAATGCAAGGACTACGCCATATTCATAGTAATGAGATTGCTCATAGAGACCTGAAGCCACAGAATATCTTGCTCTCTCAAgataaaaaaagtataaaaattgcTGATTTTGGACTCAGTAAGGAGATTATACCAAACAaatccaaattttcaaaatctggGAGAGAGATTGGCACTGATGGATGGGGTTCACCAGAGCATTACAAAGGAAATACAATGTCTTATAAATCGGACATTTATTCTGCTGGACTCGTGTTTTATTTCACGTTGTCGGATGGTAGGCATGTTTTTGGGGATGAAGAACACAGATGGAAGTCCATGATAATTGATGGTGTTGTTCCTCCTCTTAATGAGATAAATTGTCTGAATGCTGAAATGGCAAAGGATTTGATAAAGCAAATGATCAGTTTCAACGCAGATTCTCGGCCGACTGGCGATAAAGTTTTATTGCACCCCTACTTTTGGACAAGCAACAAGAAATTGGATTTTTTGAATGAAGTGAAGAAGTATTTGTAcccttttattatttataaaaaggcAGATGGTATTGGAGAGCATATCATAAAGGAAATTCAGAGACAAAGCACAATTTTTATGCACCCAAGCATTGGCCAGCAATATAGCAAGCCTGATTGGCTTTGGATAATTCAACAACGAAATCGGTTAAGTATGACACCAGCAGCTCTGTCTGAACTTCGTTCAATAGCAAATGGGGGTTTCAGAGGGAGGAAATATAATCTCTCATGTCC
The sequence above is a segment of the Styela clava chromosome 7, kaStyClav1.hap1.2, whole genome shotgun sequence genome. Coding sequences within it:
- the LOC120327646 gene encoding serine/threonine-protein kinase/endoribonuclease IRE1-like, translated to MSSQKRKLSDSSTQPFMPSQRIRTLSIEDDMSGVSVVNELRDFTDRTSGYDSATGSIRDSQDEDSPMIVISSDTESDEGNPPVKPKFEKINIRRESRDILIEWKYERTVKHFSGRIYCGDENHEILDDLFETQEPYYKIKSPDPTKYYHVDVRAWNSLGGLLFTITSEKLRICKEIDKNVFLDESRPLRKGYKVYEGYLAGASPKLEKVAIKLLDVMDQDRLHREIENNQKLVCHSNTVLYRKSGKIDGIGGQSAYIVVELCDTETLWELVSKKSLGMDPKDVLKQIMQGLRHIHSNEIAHRDLKPQNILLSQDKKSIKIADFGLSKEIIPNKSKFSKSGREIGTDGWGSPEHYKGNTMSYKSDIYSAGLVFYFTLSDGRHVFGDEEHRWKSMIIDGVVPPLNEINCLNAEMAKDLIKQMISFNADSRPTGDKVLLHPYFWTSNKKLDFLNEVKKYLYPFIIYKKADGIGEHIIKEIQRQSTIFMHPSIGQQYSKPDWLWIIQQRNRLSMTPAALSELRSIANGGFRGRKYNLSCPIDLIRFIRNIDEHFQENKNLETMLKSREDVWNLFYDRFPKLFCVVYNSFSDKMNSASRAIFPRELQSYF